From a region of the Luteibaculum oceani genome:
- a CDS encoding ferritin, with translation MNKKIEEALNEQIRTEASSSQVYLAMACWAEVNGYDGTSKFLYAHSDEERMHMLKLVKFINERGGKAIVPALDKPEASFNSLEEVFKKLFEHETKVTNEINKIVHLCLQENDYTTHNFLQWYVNEQLEEEALARTILDKLRLLDGDKSGLYMFDRDISGLSVESEANTGA, from the coding sequence ATGAATAAAAAGATTGAAGAAGCGTTGAATGAGCAAATTAGAACTGAGGCATCTTCATCTCAGGTGTATTTAGCCATGGCATGTTGGGCCGAAGTTAATGGTTATGACGGAACCTCCAAGTTTTTATACGCACATTCCGATGAAGAGCGTATGCATATGTTAAAACTGGTAAAATTCATCAATGAGCGTGGAGGAAAGGCTATTGTTCCTGCCTTAGATAAACCCGAAGCAAGCTTTAATTCGTTAGAGGAAGTTTTCAAAAAACTTTTCGAGCACGAAACCAAAGTGACTAACGAGATTAACAAAATTGTTCATTTGTGTTTGCAAGAAAACGACTACACCACCCACAACTTTTTGCAGTGGTACGTTAATGAGCAGCTAGAGGAAGAGGCTTTAGCACGAACCATTTTGGATAAATTGAGATTGTTAGACGGCGACAAGAGCGGTCTATATATGTTCGACAGAGATATTAGTGGGCTTTCTGTAGAAAGCGAAGCGAATACAGGAGCATAA
- the rnr gene encoding ribonuclease R, translating into MAKKESLSDQKINEFLEKGIKQLFKYHSHQSFNYKQIASRLEIRDKLTRERVIKILKTLVEKEFLVDNGRGRFKLNPEKSNFVGKIEITKKGSGYFIMEDGKDLFISARNTGTAFDGDIVKVKSASKRGRSEYFVTEIVERNRKIFTGIVHLNDKFAFVEPDDPKINADFFVPEGAMPSKIEDGQKVVLEFLEWKNPDKNPVGKIIQVLGFPGDNEAEIHAVIATYNLPTKFPKKVVEEANQLYKQDHKKEYKNRRDYRDVTTFTIDPHDAKDFDDALSVKYLENGCYEIGVHIADVTHFLQPDTALDKEAIKRATSVYLVDRVIPMLPEVLSNDLCSLRPEEDRFAFSAIFTLNDEAKVLDKWFGKTVIHSNRRFAYEEAQEIIEGKSGDLDKEILLLDGLAKKLREKRLKNGAIEFGGEEVKFVLDKNAKPKEVVVKSSKDANKLIEEFMLLANRKVAEEIGKKEGKAKTFVYRVHDKPDEDKLASLKSFLSYFGLKLQHVKGKAAAFALNRLLKSVEGKSYEGIVKNLAIRSMAKAEYSTENIGHYGLAFEHYTHFTSPIRRYPDVMVHRLLQHYLAGGKSAYEKEFALLCRHCSNQEKNATEAERASIKYMQVLFMVEHVGEEFDGVVTGITPWGFFVELEKTKCEGLVSLDNMDDDHYHFDDRKHKLVGKRYGREIHFGDRVLVKVLNADIIEKKLDFSLVDVYENFD; encoded by the coding sequence ATGGCAAAAAAAGAATCCCTATCCGACCAAAAAATTAACGAATTTCTCGAAAAGGGAATTAAACAGCTTTTTAAATATCACTCCCATCAGAGTTTTAATTACAAGCAGATAGCCTCAAGATTAGAAATTAGAGACAAACTTACCCGAGAACGCGTTATAAAAATTCTAAAAACCCTGGTGGAAAAGGAATTTCTTGTTGACAATGGAAGGGGAAGGTTTAAACTAAACCCAGAGAAAAGCAACTTTGTTGGAAAAATAGAAATTACCAAAAAGGGTAGTGGTTACTTTATTATGGAAGATGGTAAAGACCTCTTTATCTCTGCTAGAAATACCGGAACCGCATTCGATGGTGATATTGTTAAAGTAAAATCAGCCTCAAAAAGAGGAAGGAGTGAGTACTTTGTAACTGAAATCGTAGAAAGAAACCGCAAAATTTTTACTGGTATTGTACACCTCAACGATAAATTCGCCTTTGTTGAGCCAGATGACCCAAAAATAAATGCAGACTTCTTTGTTCCCGAGGGGGCAATGCCATCAAAAATCGAGGATGGACAAAAAGTTGTTTTGGAGTTTTTGGAGTGGAAAAATCCAGATAAAAACCCAGTCGGTAAAATAATCCAAGTACTGGGCTTTCCAGGGGATAATGAAGCTGAAATTCACGCGGTTATTGCGACCTATAATCTTCCGACTAAATTCCCCAAAAAAGTAGTAGAAGAGGCGAATCAGCTATATAAACAAGATCATAAAAAGGAATATAAAAATAGGAGGGATTACCGAGATGTAACCACCTTTACGATAGATCCTCATGATGCCAAAGATTTTGATGACGCCTTATCGGTAAAATATTTGGAAAATGGATGCTACGAAATTGGTGTTCATATCGCAGATGTTACCCATTTCCTACAACCCGATACTGCCTTAGATAAAGAAGCCATCAAAAGGGCTACTTCGGTTTATTTGGTGGACCGAGTTATACCAATGCTTCCAGAAGTTTTATCTAACGATTTATGCTCGTTAAGGCCCGAGGAAGATCGATTTGCGTTCTCCGCAATCTTTACCCTAAACGATGAGGCCAAAGTGTTAGATAAGTGGTTTGGTAAAACTGTTATCCATTCTAATAGACGTTTTGCTTACGAGGAGGCTCAAGAAATAATTGAAGGAAAATCTGGCGACCTTGACAAAGAAATCCTTCTACTAGACGGATTAGCCAAAAAATTAAGAGAAAAGCGCCTTAAAAATGGGGCTATCGAATTCGGCGGAGAGGAAGTGAAATTTGTGTTAGACAAAAATGCAAAGCCGAAAGAGGTTGTGGTAAAATCTAGCAAAGATGCCAACAAGCTTATAGAAGAATTTATGCTTTTGGCCAATAGAAAGGTTGCCGAAGAAATTGGTAAAAAAGAAGGAAAAGCCAAGACTTTTGTATACCGTGTACACGATAAACCCGACGAGGATAAATTAGCCAGTTTAAAGAGCTTTTTAAGCTATTTTGGACTCAAGCTACAGCACGTTAAGGGAAAAGCCGCTGCATTCGCTTTAAATCGTCTTTTAAAGTCCGTAGAAGGCAAATCATACGAAGGCATTGTTAAAAATCTCGCCATTCGATCCATGGCAAAAGCTGAATACAGCACCGAAAATATTGGTCACTACGGATTAGCTTTTGAACATTACACCCACTTTACATCCCCCATCAGAAGATATCCCGATGTAATGGTTCATCGGTTATTACAACATTATTTAGCTGGGGGCAAAAGTGCTTATGAAAAAGAGTTTGCCCTGTTATGCCGCCACTGCAGCAACCAAGAAAAAAATGCAACCGAAGCCGAAAGGGCCTCCATTAAATACATGCAAGTTTTATTTATGGTTGAGCATGTAGGGGAGGAGTTCGACGGGGTAGTTACGGGAATTACCCCTTGGGGCTTTTTCGTTGAGCTTGAAAAAACTAAATGCGAAGGTCTGGTCAGTTTAGACAACATGGACGACGATCATTATCATTTCGATGACAGGAAACACAAACTAGTCGGAAAACGTTACGGCCGCGAAATCCACTTTGGAGATCGTGTTTTAGTTAAGGTTCTCAATGCCGATATAATTGAGAAAAAACTGGATTTTTCCCTAGTAGATGTCTACGAAAACTTTGATTAA
- a CDS encoding LytR/AlgR family response regulator transcription factor, whose translation MSGLNVLIADLEPIPAKDLELNLKKLGHQVSAMVHSGEDFSDLLKSKNPDLIFFDPRIELEQPLSDLLIELFPSKRPAVIALCSPPIDSAKLLWIKENSPESYLCKPGKQSELEAAIAVSEALVSKLSDLELKSQLYLDLSTMMNGGDSFFIKHKSQHRKVAHSDIIFVEALKDYVVINTAEKRYTIHSTMKDLERKLPKSKFIRVHRSFIVNREHIAYVDYSEVGIQNSDKVVPIGGSYREDLQARLQFL comes from the coding sequence ATGTCAGGATTAAATGTATTAATCGCAGACTTAGAACCTATACCTGCTAAAGACCTTGAGCTAAATCTAAAAAAGCTTGGACATCAGGTAAGTGCCATGGTGCATTCAGGAGAAGATTTCAGCGATTTGTTGAAGTCTAAGAATCCAGACTTGATTTTTTTTGATCCACGTATAGAGTTAGAACAACCACTTTCGGATCTTTTAATCGAACTGTTTCCAAGCAAACGGCCTGCAGTTATTGCCTTATGTTCACCGCCCATTGATTCTGCTAAATTGCTTTGGATAAAAGAAAATTCACCAGAAAGCTATCTGTGCAAGCCGGGTAAACAATCTGAATTGGAAGCAGCAATTGCTGTAAGTGAAGCCTTAGTATCTAAGTTAAGCGACTTAGAGCTAAAATCTCAGTTATATCTTGATCTTTCCACAATGATGAATGGAGGAGATTCTTTCTTCATTAAGCATAAATCGCAACATAGAAAAGTCGCCCATTCAGATATTATTTTTGTTGAGGCGCTTAAGGATTATGTGGTAATTAACACTGCAGAGAAAAGGTATACCATTCACAGTACTATGAAGGATTTAGAGCGAAAACTTCCAAAATCCAAGTTCATTAGGGTACATAGATCTTTTATCGTCAACAGGGAGCATATTGCCTATGTAGATTACAGTGAGGTTGGAATACAAAATAGCGACAAAGTAGTTCCTATTGGTGGATCCTACCGAGAGGATCTCCAAGCAAGACTACAGTTTTTGTAA
- a CDS encoding toxin-antitoxin system YwqK family antitoxin, whose protein sequence is MKKGDYTENKRVKLWINRVKLFKKALNKKIQTYLSKIINRFNSIMNTPKKDLIFFFFLIGSIIGVNNPCLQAQSGIKSDGYNKIYYDNGNLASEGFSEQGKPNGYWKTYHENGNIKSEGNRVDFQLSGIWKFYDEEGKKIKEITYEDGRKNGKTRDFNASGALTQVTEYKNDSIHGIRLNYFPDGKLKQKTPYKGNLKDGEARIYAKEDGRAIWLIRYEKDAVINREAINRFNAEGEKTGLWIEFHPNEVKKLEGSYQNGKREGIFKEYDENGKLLNIYDYSNGELVDNETSLDVIEQDKYYYPSGKIKRIETKQGSRKQGFTKTFDEDGNVILSQIFINDTLYAEGNTDELGRKIGLWKFYWKNGKLKSTGNFNVGLKNGAWKYYFETGELEQEGFWKNDKLDGEWIWYFKDGKTRCIMHFVNGKEDGDYLEYDQYNYVVAEGKYVEGLKDGTWYYSGGDHVEKGKYRDGLKDGVWEYYHYEIEPESLMFKGKFRDGAPDGYHVYYHKKDVPFMIKQYKAGIKNGEFIWYFEDGMERYKLRYEMDELKSVNGVPFKNIDEYVE, encoded by the coding sequence TTGAAAAAAGGAGATTATACTGAAAACAAAAGAGTTAAGCTATGGATAAACCGTGTAAAACTTTTTAAAAAAGCTCTGAATAAAAAAATCCAAACGTACCTTAGTAAAATTATTAACCGTTTTAACAGCATAATGAATACACCTAAAAAGGATTTAATTTTTTTCTTTTTTTTAATTGGTTCTATAATAGGTGTTAATAATCCTTGTTTGCAAGCTCAATCTGGAATTAAATCAGATGGCTACAACAAAATTTATTACGACAACGGAAATTTGGCCAGCGAGGGATTTTCCGAGCAAGGTAAACCCAACGGATATTGGAAAACATACCACGAAAATGGCAATATAAAGTCCGAGGGCAATCGAGTTGATTTTCAGCTTAGCGGAATTTGGAAATTTTACGATGAGGAAGGAAAGAAAATAAAGGAAATTACCTACGAGGACGGGCGAAAAAACGGTAAAACAAGGGATTTTAATGCTTCTGGTGCACTAACCCAGGTAACCGAGTATAAGAATGACAGCATCCATGGAATACGCCTTAACTATTTTCCAGATGGTAAACTAAAGCAGAAAACCCCTTATAAAGGCAATTTAAAGGACGGAGAGGCACGTATATACGCAAAGGAGGATGGAAGGGCTATTTGGTTAATAAGGTACGAGAAAGACGCTGTAATTAATCGAGAGGCCATAAATCGATTCAACGCTGAGGGCGAAAAAACTGGTTTATGGATAGAATTTCATCCCAATGAGGTTAAAAAGTTGGAGGGATCCTACCAAAATGGTAAGCGTGAGGGTATTTTTAAGGAGTACGATGAGAATGGTAAACTTTTAAACATCTACGATTATAGTAACGGTGAGCTAGTGGATAATGAAACCTCATTGGATGTTATTGAGCAGGACAAATACTATTATCCAAGCGGAAAAATTAAGCGTATAGAAACGAAACAGGGATCCAGAAAACAAGGATTTACCAAGACTTTTGATGAGGATGGAAATGTTATTCTTTCTCAGATTTTTATAAATGACACTTTATATGCGGAAGGCAATACCGACGAACTGGGAAGGAAGATAGGCCTTTGGAAATTCTATTGGAAAAATGGGAAGTTGAAATCAACCGGAAATTTTAATGTAGGATTAAAAAACGGTGCCTGGAAATACTATTTCGAAACCGGTGAATTGGAACAGGAAGGATTTTGGAAAAACGATAAACTCGATGGCGAGTGGATTTGGTATTTTAAAGACGGTAAAACCCGTTGTATAATGCATTTTGTGAATGGAAAGGAAGACGGAGATTACCTTGAATACGACCAGTATAATTACGTTGTAGCAGAAGGAAAATATGTAGAGGGCTTAAAGGATGGAACTTGGTATTATTCTGGAGGAGACCATGTGGAAAAAGGAAAATACCGCGATGGGCTCAAGGATGGAGTTTGGGAATACTACCATTACGAGATTGAGCCAGAGAGTTTAATGTTCAAAGGAAAATTTAGAGACGGAGCCCCAGATGGTTATCATGTTTATTATCATAAAAAGGACGTACCCTTTATGATAAAACAATACAAGGCTGGAATAAAAAATGGGGAATTTATCTGGTATTTCGAAGATGGCATGGAACGCTACAAGCTGCGTTACGAAATGGATGAGCTGAAATCTGTAAACGGAGTTCCATTTAAGAATATAGACGAGTACGTCGAATAA
- the rpiB gene encoding ribose 5-phosphate isomerase B: MLIIGNDHAGTGLKNLLVDWAREQNVEVINHGTDGVDSVDYPDFAKAVCKDLNTKNGLGVLICGSGNGIAMTANKFKHIRAAICWNTELASLARQHNNANVLVLPARFVSEAEGLEILKAFLSAEFEGGRHERRVNKIIE, from the coding sequence ATGTTAATTATAGGAAATGATCATGCAGGTACGGGACTTAAAAACCTACTTGTAGATTGGGCTAGAGAACAAAATGTGGAAGTTATCAACCATGGAACTGATGGTGTTGATAGCGTTGATTATCCCGATTTCGCTAAAGCTGTTTGTAAGGATCTAAATACTAAGAATGGTCTTGGTGTTTTGATTTGTGGTTCTGGAAATGGAATTGCAATGACTGCAAATAAGTTTAAACACATTAGGGCTGCTATCTGCTGGAATACAGAATTAGCTTCGTTGGCGCGTCAGCACAATAATGCAAATGTATTGGTTCTTCCAGCAAGGTTTGTTTCAGAAGCGGAGGGATTGGAAATTTTAAAAGCCTTTTTAAGTGCAGAGTTTGAAGGTGGAAGACATGAAAGAAGGGTAAATAAAATCATAGAATGA
- a CDS encoding M28 family peptidase, producing the protein MKKFLIVLLAAAPGFLVGQKSIKEFYAKDINALSLKEHLEILASDSLEGRETGMEGQRMAADYIQRYFEEISLKPGNGNSYFQYFDIDLLKPATVTLNVADTVSLNFPDEIFYLGNVADQEIDFKELVFCGYGIEDSLVKDYDGLDVEGKVVLILNGEPKNEQGNFVLTGNARNSKWGRSPVSKIQLAREKGAKAIVEYNANLGSVAALYKRYLMRTRVSLSKEITEVEAPYIIVGDTLEGLLSGKSIVSLNNGDVIDLSGGISFVNNSTKGQSSNVLGVIEGSEYPDQFLVITAHYDHIGKNDSLVFNGADDDGSGTVTVMELAESFQKAAYDGYKPKRSILFMLVSGEEKGLLGSEYFTDNPTMDLGNVIANLNIDMVGRVDKEHENNPDYVYVIGSEMLSSELKTISEKQNKKFGKLELNYRYDDPNDPNRFYYRSDHYNFAKNNIPVIFYFNGTHEDYHKATDTVEKINFDKMAKIGRLIFHTAWELANRDELLPLDMLKD; encoded by the coding sequence ATGAAAAAGTTTTTAATCGTATTGTTAGCGGCTGCTCCTGGCTTTTTAGTCGGTCAGAAGAGTATTAAGGAATTCTATGCTAAAGATATCAATGCTTTAAGCTTAAAGGAGCATTTGGAAATTCTTGCATCGGATTCTCTAGAAGGTAGAGAAACAGGTATGGAGGGGCAACGAATGGCTGCCGATTATATCCAACGTTATTTCGAAGAGATTTCGTTAAAACCGGGAAATGGTAACTCCTATTTTCAATATTTTGATATTGATTTATTAAAACCTGCTACGGTAACTTTAAACGTGGCAGATACCGTGTCTTTGAATTTCCCAGATGAAATTTTTTACCTAGGAAATGTGGCAGATCAGGAGATAGATTTCAAGGAATTGGTCTTTTGTGGCTACGGGATAGAAGATAGCTTGGTAAAAGATTATGATGGCCTGGATGTAGAAGGTAAAGTGGTACTGATTCTAAACGGAGAACCCAAAAATGAGCAAGGTAATTTTGTTCTTACCGGCAATGCTAGGAATAGTAAATGGGGTAGGTCACCTGTTAGTAAAATCCAACTTGCAAGAGAAAAAGGAGCTAAAGCTATTGTGGAATACAATGCTAATCTAGGTTCGGTTGCAGCATTGTACAAAAGATATCTGATGCGAACCAGGGTTAGTTTAAGTAAAGAAATCACAGAGGTTGAAGCCCCGTATATTATAGTTGGAGATACCCTTGAAGGCCTGCTTAGCGGTAAGAGTATAGTGTCATTGAATAATGGCGATGTAATTGATCTTAGTGGAGGTATTTCTTTTGTAAATAATTCTACTAAGGGTCAAAGTAGTAATGTGCTAGGGGTTATTGAGGGTAGTGAGTATCCAGATCAGTTCCTTGTAATTACCGCTCATTATGATCACATCGGTAAAAACGATAGTTTGGTTTTTAACGGTGCAGATGACGATGGATCAGGAACGGTTACCGTAATGGAATTAGCTGAGTCTTTTCAAAAGGCTGCTTATGATGGATATAAACCAAAAAGATCTATCCTTTTTATGTTAGTAAGTGGGGAAGAGAAAGGATTACTCGGGTCTGAATACTTCACGGATAACCCTACAATGGACTTAGGAAATGTAATTGCTAATCTTAACATCGATATGGTGGGAAGAGTAGATAAAGAACATGAGAATAATCCTGACTACGTTTATGTTATTGGGTCAGAGATGCTTAGTTCTGAGCTTAAGACAATTAGTGAAAAGCAAAATAAGAAGTTTGGAAAGCTTGAATTGAATTATCGATATGATGATCCAAATGACCCAAATAGGTTTTATTACAGATCAGATCACTATAATTTTGCAAAGAATAATATTCCTGTAATTTTCTATTTCAACGGTACCCATGAGGATTACCACAAGGCCACAGATACCGTTGAAAAGATCAATTTTGATAAAATGGCTAAAATCGGCCGGTTAATTTTCCATACTGCATGGGAATTAGCGAATAGAGACGAATTGTTGCCATTAGATATGTTAAAAGATTAA
- a CDS encoding TlpA disulfide reductase family protein — MIYRILVLLLIITSCTTNSTENLKSTSGKYTLKMDLGNKPLLINSEISNGKLLIYNGLELISLPIDQNGDSLIANFSVFDSGFELIAYENGYKGFWKKYYKKDYSIPVSLIPNWTYENEVDNQDTVKYQIQFSPNTSDEYPAIGLFSISDTNIAGSFATETGDYRFLQGKIINNKFTLNTLDGSHAFLFTGEFIGDSIKGMFYSGTHWKEPFTGYKSERPILQHPDSITKVTNEVEFAFLNLDSTTYKFNRNSATDTAVIIQILGSWCPNCLDETQFLSEIQQQYKNKPLKIIGISFESKNQFSYYKKQIEKLKKSSGISYPILFGGKASKQLASDTLLFIDEIKSFPTTIIMDKNHKIKKVHTGFYGPGTGSYYVKFKEDFTLLLDKILQES, encoded by the coding sequence ATGATTTACAGAATACTTGTCCTGCTACTTATCATAACTTCATGTACTACTAATAGCACAGAAAATTTAAAAAGTACATCTGGTAAGTACACGCTCAAAATGGATTTAGGTAATAAACCATTACTTATAAATTCTGAAATTTCAAATGGTAAACTATTGATTTACAATGGTTTAGAGTTAATATCGCTTCCTATTGACCAAAACGGAGACTCCCTAATAGCTAATTTTTCAGTTTTTGATTCCGGATTTGAATTGATTGCATATGAAAATGGTTACAAAGGATTTTGGAAAAAGTATTACAAGAAAGATTACAGTATACCCGTTTCACTAATTCCAAATTGGACCTATGAGAATGAAGTTGATAACCAGGATACGGTAAAATATCAAATACAATTTTCTCCTAATACTTCAGATGAATACCCAGCAATTGGTCTCTTTTCAATTTCGGATACTAACATAGCTGGATCTTTCGCTACGGAAACTGGAGATTACAGATTTCTTCAAGGAAAAATCATTAACAACAAGTTTACACTTAACACCCTTGATGGATCTCACGCTTTTCTTTTCACAGGCGAATTTATTGGTGATTCAATTAAAGGTATGTTTTACTCTGGTACACACTGGAAAGAACCCTTTACCGGGTACAAATCAGAACGACCTATATTACAACATCCTGATTCCATTACAAAGGTTACTAACGAGGTAGAATTCGCCTTCCTAAACCTAGATTCAACCACCTATAAGTTTAACAGAAACAGTGCTACGGATACAGCGGTAATCATCCAAATTCTTGGCTCATGGTGTCCCAATTGCTTAGATGAAACCCAATTCCTCTCTGAAATACAACAACAATACAAGAACAAACCACTAAAAATTATAGGAATAAGCTTCGAGAGCAAAAATCAATTTAGTTACTACAAGAAACAGATTGAGAAGCTCAAAAAATCTTCTGGTATCTCCTACCCCATTTTATTTGGAGGAAAAGCTTCAAAACAATTGGCATCAGACACCTTATTATTTATAGATGAAATAAAGAGCTTTCCTACCACCATTATTATGGATAAGAACCATAAAATAAAAAAGGTCCATACGGGATTTTATGGACCTGGAACGGGAAGTTATTATGTGAAATTTAAAGAGGATTTTACCCTTTTACTGGATAAAATCCTCCAAGAATCTTAA
- the amaB gene encoding L-piperidine-6-carboxylate dehydrogenase, which yields MDKILSTFKIKSSNPGTWIGKEALNSDQVITSYSPVDGKKIAEVSITTKDQFDTVIEQASIAQKQWSQMTAPQRGEIVRQYGNLLREYKDDLGYLVSYEMGKSFQEGKGEVQEMIDICDFAVGLSRQLYGLTMHSERPLHRMYEQWHPLGIVGIISAFNFPVAVWSWNTALAWVCGNVCIWKPSEKTPITALACQELFSRVLEANNLPQGISCVITGDKEVGQWLTSNNNVNLISATGSTAMGRAVGADVAKRFGKTILELGGNNALIVSSKANLKSAIMATVFGAVGTCGQRCTSTRRLLVHEGIYNEFISALKKAYAGLKIGSPLDESNHIGPLIDEQAVQQFNDTIAKIKETKHEVIVEGKSITIDGNSSHCYVHPGVYAVEKDNPLTKQEVFAPILYVIKYKTLDEAIHIQNDVPQGLSSALFTTDLQESEYFLSHKGSDCGIANINIGTSGAEIGGAFGGEKETGGGRESGSDAWKGYMRRQTNTINYSNELPLAQGIKFDI from the coding sequence ATGGATAAAATACTTTCTACATTTAAAATCAAATCTAGTAACCCCGGCACCTGGATAGGTAAAGAAGCATTAAATTCTGACCAAGTAATAACTTCATATTCACCTGTTGACGGAAAAAAAATAGCTGAGGTCTCCATCACTACCAAGGATCAATTTGATACGGTAATTGAACAGGCATCCATTGCTCAAAAACAATGGTCACAAATGACTGCTCCACAACGTGGTGAGATAGTAAGACAATACGGTAATCTTCTCCGCGAATATAAAGATGACTTAGGCTACTTAGTTTCATACGAAATGGGTAAATCATTTCAAGAAGGGAAAGGGGAAGTACAGGAGATGATCGATATCTGTGATTTCGCGGTTGGATTAAGCAGACAATTATATGGTCTTACCATGCACTCCGAAAGACCCTTACACCGCATGTACGAGCAATGGCATCCTCTTGGAATAGTTGGTATAATATCCGCATTTAATTTCCCGGTAGCTGTATGGAGTTGGAACACAGCTCTGGCCTGGGTCTGCGGTAACGTGTGTATTTGGAAACCATCAGAAAAGACACCTATAACAGCATTAGCTTGCCAAGAATTATTCTCCCGAGTATTAGAAGCAAACAATTTACCTCAAGGAATATCCTGTGTAATTACAGGTGATAAAGAAGTTGGCCAATGGTTGACATCGAATAATAATGTAAACCTAATTTCTGCCACAGGAAGCACAGCAATGGGTAGAGCTGTTGGAGCAGATGTTGCTAAACGATTTGGTAAAACCATTTTAGAACTAGGCGGAAATAACGCTCTCATAGTTTCCAGCAAGGCTAATTTAAAATCAGCCATAATGGCAACTGTATTCGGTGCAGTAGGAACATGCGGACAACGATGCACAAGTACAAGACGCTTGTTAGTGCATGAAGGTATTTACAATGAATTTATATCTGCACTAAAAAAGGCATACGCTGGTTTAAAAATTGGCAGTCCATTGGATGAATCCAATCACATTGGACCCCTAATTGACGAACAAGCAGTACAACAATTCAATGACACTATCGCAAAAATTAAAGAAACTAAACACGAGGTAATTGTAGAAGGAAAAAGTATAACAATAGACGGCAATTCTTCTCATTGCTATGTACATCCTGGAGTTTATGCTGTTGAAAAAGACAATCCATTAACTAAACAAGAGGTATTTGCACCTATCTTGTACGTAATAAAGTATAAGACCCTAGATGAAGCTATTCATATCCAAAATGATGTTCCACAAGGATTGAGTTCTGCCCTATTCACTACAGATCTGCAGGAGAGCGAATATTTCCTATCTCATAAAGGAAGTGACTGCGGAATTGCAAACATCAACATAGGAACCTCCGGTGCTGAAATTGGAGGCGCATTTGGTGGAGAAAAAGAAACAGGCGGTGGAAGAGAATCTGGATCCGATGCTTGGAAAGGATACATGAGAAGACAAACTAACACCATTAATTACTCCAACGAACTACCCTTGGCCCAAGGTATTAAATTTGATATATAA
- a CDS encoding class I SAM-dependent methyltransferase, which translates to MKCTICDFQNVTETKKVVDHSISKKEFTVAHCPSCNNWFTGNPPGETEIGPYYESEDYISHSDTKKGLIHSLYHKVRRYNLKLKLSLIQSHTSGKNILDYGAGTGEFLAYCKENNYIVTGIEPSDVAKTHASAKGVNCLSPSELQNLPPKEYNVITLWHVLEHVHQLNTTLNHFHSKLKDDGILIIAVPNINSYDASYYKEYWAALDVPRHLYHFTKKGMSQLLKKHQFELIQTKGMIFDSFYVSLLSEKYKNTLPTPLQLVRAFMIGLISNVKGKTNHSSIIYIAKKNG; encoded by the coding sequence ATGAAATGTACAATTTGTGATTTTCAGAATGTAACAGAAACCAAAAAGGTTGTAGATCATTCTATTAGCAAAAAAGAATTTACGGTGGCACATTGTCCATCATGCAATAATTGGTTTACCGGCAACCCCCCAGGCGAAACAGAGATAGGGCCATATTACGAAAGTGAAGATTACATTTCTCACAGCGACACGAAAAAAGGCTTAATACATAGCCTATACCACAAGGTCCGAAGGTATAATCTGAAGCTTAAATTATCTTTGATTCAGTCTCATACGTCTGGCAAAAATATTCTTGACTATGGAGCAGGCACAGGAGAATTCCTTGCATACTGTAAAGAAAATAATTATATAGTTACAGGTATAGAACCATCCGATGTAGCAAAGACTCACGCCAGTGCTAAAGGCGTTAACTGCCTCTCCCCTTCTGAACTGCAAAATTTACCACCCAAGGAATACAACGTAATAACCCTTTGGCACGTGCTAGAACACGTCCATCAATTAAACACAACACTAAACCATTTCCATTCGAAACTAAAGGACGACGGTATATTAATAATTGCAGTACCAAATATCAATAGCTATGATGCATCCTACTATAAGGAATATTGGGCGGCACTAGATGTGCCAAGGCATCTATACCATTTCACAAAAAAAGGGATGTCACAATTACTTAAAAAGCATCAGTTCGAATTAATACAAACCAAAGGAATGATTTTCGATTCCTTTTATGTTTCCCTACTTTCGGAAAAGTATAAAAACACTTTACCAACACCATTGCAATTAGTTAGAGCTTTTATGATAGGACTAATTTCCAATGTAAAGGGTAAAACCAATCATTCTTCAATAATTTATATCGCCAAAAAAAATGGATAA